Proteins from a genomic interval of Trifolium pratense cultivar HEN17-A07 linkage group LG6, ARS_RC_1.1, whole genome shotgun sequence:
- the LOC123889645 gene encoding uncharacterized protein LOC123889645 isoform X2 has product MEPLNHQRSTLERVVSQKALQMSNSFPCQICVIGFLCGLCIASLILATLTSSFGTFHFAQFSMLNLSFNSDLNTTITKCSFKPKQTERLRDLRSIKESDQDERVSLLYSSWSCVLTKPTTERSECLLKLGINESNLPNAPHFENCKAKSHLHNRLDTRIGNDSFPPWTSWKGLLDMQPVAATGEQIKHFRNQAVSEGDYPPWIAGSDAENYPLTRKVQRDIWIHQHPPNCSEPNVKFLLADWERLPGFGIGAQIAGMCGLLSIAINEGRVLVTNFYNRADHDGCKGSSRSSWNCYFFPETSLECRQRAFELMKSEDALNKGILTTKENYTSKHIWAGSTPRIWGDPWNFLQPTTDINGSLVASHRKMDRRWWRAQAVRYLMRFPTEYTCNLLNEERHAAFGKIAAKMVLESLAREWPKMFQEENGKRSNSDIDKYVWSNHNPWVPRPLLSMHVRMGDKACEMRVVEFEEYIQLADRIRSHFPNLNSIWLSTEMQEVIDKTKEYSSRWNFHYTKVRRQDKSNVSMAEYESSLGRERSTNYPLVNFLMAADSDFFVGALGSTWCFLIDGMRNTGGKVMSGYLSVNKDRFW; this is encoded by the exons ATGGAACCATTAAATCATCAAAGGTCTACTCTTGAGAGAGTGGTTTCTCAAAAAGCTTTACAAATGAGCAATTCATTTCCATGTCAAATATGTGTTATTGGATTTCTTTGTGGACTTTGTATTGCTTCTTTGATTTTGGCTACTCTTACTTCTTCCTTTGGTACTTTTCACTTTGCTCAATTTTCAATGCTTAATTTATCATTCAACTCAGATCTCAATACCACAATCACTA AATGCTCCTTTAAACCTAAACAAACAGAGAGATTAAGAGATTTGAGGAGCATAAAAGAAAGTGACCAAGATGAAAGAGTATCTTTGCTTTATTCAAGTTGGAGTTGTGTGTTAACAAAACCTACAACTGAGAGAAGTGAGTGCTTATTGAAACTTGGAATTAATGAGTCCAATTTGCCTAATGCTCCACATTTCGAAAATTGCAAGGCGAAATCGCATCTACATAATCGTCTTGACACACGTATAGGAAATGATTCCTTTCCACCATGGACAAGTTGGAAAGGATTGTTGGATATGCAACCTGTTGCAGCAACCGGCGAGCAGATTAAACACTTCAGAAATCAAGCTGTATCTGAGGGTGATTATCCACCATGG ATTGCAGGATCTGATGCAGAAAACTATCCTCTGACTAGAAAAGTTCAACGCGATATATGGATTCATCAGCATCCACCGAACTGTAGCGAACCGAATGTGAAGTTCCTATTAGCTGACTGGGAGAGATTGCCTGGATTTGGCATTGGTGCTCAAATTGCTGGAATGTGTGGACTTCTTTCTATTGCAATCAATGAAGGAAGAGTCCTTGTCACTAATTTCTATAATAGGGCTGATCATGATGGTTGcaaag GGTCGTCCCGGTCTAGTTGGAATTGCTACTTCTTTCCAGAAACTTCTTTAGAATGCCGTCAACGTGCATTTGAACTAATGAAAAGTGAGGATGCTTTGAATAAAGGAATTTTGACGACGAAAGAAAATTATACGTCGAAGCATATATGGGCAGGATCAACTCCTAG GATATGGGGCGATCCGTGGAATTTTCTGCAACCGACAACTGATATAAATGGTAGTCTGGTGGCTTCTCATAGAAAAATGGATAGACGGTGGTGGCGAGCACAG GCTGTACGCTATTTAATGAGGTTCCCAACTGAATACACATGCAATTTATTGAATGAGGAGCGCCATGCAGCCTTTGGAAAAATAGCTGCAAAAATGGTTCTGGAAAGTCTTGCTAGAGAATGGCCAAAG ATGTTTCAGGAGGAGAATGGTAAAAGGTCAAATTCTGATATTGACAAATATGTATGGTCCAATCACAATCCCTGGGTCCCGAGACCTCTTCTAAGCATGCATGTAAGGATGGGAGATAAAGCATGTGAAATGAGAGTGGTTGAATTTGAAGAATACATTCAGCTTGCTGATAGGATTAGGAGCCATTTCCCAAACCTCAATAGCATTTGGCTGTCCACAGAGATGCAG GAAGTGATagacaaaacaaaagaatattCTTCTAGGTGGAATTTTCATTATACAAAAGTAAGAAGGCAAGATAAGAGTAATGTGTCAATGGCTGAGTATGAAAGCAGTTTAGGAAGGGAGAGAAGCACTAATTATCCACTTGTTAATTTTCTGATGGCTGCTGACTCTGATTTTTTTGTTGGAGCTTTGGGTTCTACTTGGTGTTTCCTTATAGATGGCATGAGAAATACTGGTGGAAAGGTCATGTCTGGCTATTTAAGTGTCAACAAGGACAGATTTTGGTAA
- the LOC123889645 gene encoding uncharacterized protein LOC123889645 isoform X1, translated as MEPLNHQRSTLERVVSQKALQMSNSFPCQICVIGFLCGLCIASLILATLTSSFGTFHFAQFSMLNLSFNSDLNTTITTECSFKPKQTERLRDLRSIKESDQDERVSLLYSSWSCVLTKPTTERSECLLKLGINESNLPNAPHFENCKAKSHLHNRLDTRIGNDSFPPWTSWKGLLDMQPVAATGEQIKHFRNQAVSEGDYPPWIAGSDAENYPLTRKVQRDIWIHQHPPNCSEPNVKFLLADWERLPGFGIGAQIAGMCGLLSIAINEGRVLVTNFYNRADHDGCKGSSRSSWNCYFFPETSLECRQRAFELMKSEDALNKGILTTKENYTSKHIWAGSTPRIWGDPWNFLQPTTDINGSLVASHRKMDRRWWRAQAVRYLMRFPTEYTCNLLNEERHAAFGKIAAKMVLESLAREWPKMFQEENGKRSNSDIDKYVWSNHNPWVPRPLLSMHVRMGDKACEMRVVEFEEYIQLADRIRSHFPNLNSIWLSTEMQEVIDKTKEYSSRWNFHYTKVRRQDKSNVSMAEYESSLGRERSTNYPLVNFLMAADSDFFVGALGSTWCFLIDGMRNTGGKVMSGYLSVNKDRFW; from the exons ATGGAACCATTAAATCATCAAAGGTCTACTCTTGAGAGAGTGGTTTCTCAAAAAGCTTTACAAATGAGCAATTCATTTCCATGTCAAATATGTGTTATTGGATTTCTTTGTGGACTTTGTATTGCTTCTTTGATTTTGGCTACTCTTACTTCTTCCTTTGGTACTTTTCACTTTGCTCAATTTTCAATGCTTAATTTATCATTCAACTCAGATCTCAATACCACAATCACTA CAGAATGCTCCTTTAAACCTAAACAAACAGAGAGATTAAGAGATTTGAGGAGCATAAAAGAAAGTGACCAAGATGAAAGAGTATCTTTGCTTTATTCAAGTTGGAGTTGTGTGTTAACAAAACCTACAACTGAGAGAAGTGAGTGCTTATTGAAACTTGGAATTAATGAGTCCAATTTGCCTAATGCTCCACATTTCGAAAATTGCAAGGCGAAATCGCATCTACATAATCGTCTTGACACACGTATAGGAAATGATTCCTTTCCACCATGGACAAGTTGGAAAGGATTGTTGGATATGCAACCTGTTGCAGCAACCGGCGAGCAGATTAAACACTTCAGAAATCAAGCTGTATCTGAGGGTGATTATCCACCATGG ATTGCAGGATCTGATGCAGAAAACTATCCTCTGACTAGAAAAGTTCAACGCGATATATGGATTCATCAGCATCCACCGAACTGTAGCGAACCGAATGTGAAGTTCCTATTAGCTGACTGGGAGAGATTGCCTGGATTTGGCATTGGTGCTCAAATTGCTGGAATGTGTGGACTTCTTTCTATTGCAATCAATGAAGGAAGAGTCCTTGTCACTAATTTCTATAATAGGGCTGATCATGATGGTTGcaaag GGTCGTCCCGGTCTAGTTGGAATTGCTACTTCTTTCCAGAAACTTCTTTAGAATGCCGTCAACGTGCATTTGAACTAATGAAAAGTGAGGATGCTTTGAATAAAGGAATTTTGACGACGAAAGAAAATTATACGTCGAAGCATATATGGGCAGGATCAACTCCTAG GATATGGGGCGATCCGTGGAATTTTCTGCAACCGACAACTGATATAAATGGTAGTCTGGTGGCTTCTCATAGAAAAATGGATAGACGGTGGTGGCGAGCACAG GCTGTACGCTATTTAATGAGGTTCCCAACTGAATACACATGCAATTTATTGAATGAGGAGCGCCATGCAGCCTTTGGAAAAATAGCTGCAAAAATGGTTCTGGAAAGTCTTGCTAGAGAATGGCCAAAG ATGTTTCAGGAGGAGAATGGTAAAAGGTCAAATTCTGATATTGACAAATATGTATGGTCCAATCACAATCCCTGGGTCCCGAGACCTCTTCTAAGCATGCATGTAAGGATGGGAGATAAAGCATGTGAAATGAGAGTGGTTGAATTTGAAGAATACATTCAGCTTGCTGATAGGATTAGGAGCCATTTCCCAAACCTCAATAGCATTTGGCTGTCCACAGAGATGCAG GAAGTGATagacaaaacaaaagaatattCTTCTAGGTGGAATTTTCATTATACAAAAGTAAGAAGGCAAGATAAGAGTAATGTGTCAATGGCTGAGTATGAAAGCAGTTTAGGAAGGGAGAGAAGCACTAATTATCCACTTGTTAATTTTCTGATGGCTGCTGACTCTGATTTTTTTGTTGGAGCTTTGGGTTCTACTTGGTGTTTCCTTATAGATGGCATGAGAAATACTGGTGGAAAGGTCATGTCTGGCTATTTAAGTGTCAACAAGGACAGATTTTGGTAA
- the LOC123889645 gene encoding uncharacterized protein LOC123889645 isoform X5 yields the protein MVTTAECSFKPKQTERLRDLRSIKESDQDERVSLLYSSWSCVLTKPTTERSECLLKLGINESNLPNAPHFENCKAKSHLHNRLDTRIGNDSFPPWTSWKGLLDMQPVAATGEQIKHFRNQAVSEGDYPPWIAGSDAENYPLTRKVQRDIWIHQHPPNCSEPNVKFLLADWERLPGFGIGAQIAGMCGLLSIAINEGRVLVTNFYNRADHDGCKGSSRSSWNCYFFPETSLECRQRAFELMKSEDALNKGILTTKENYTSKHIWAGSTPRIWGDPWNFLQPTTDINGSLVASHRKMDRRWWRAQAVRYLMRFPTEYTCNLLNEERHAAFGKIAAKMVLESLAREWPKEENGKRSNSDIDKYVWSNHNPWVPRPLLSMHVRMGDKACEMRVVEFEEYIQLADRIRSHFPNLNSIWLSTEMQEVIDKTKEYSSRWNFHYTKVRRQDKSNVSMAEYESSLGRERSTNYPLVNFLMAADSDFFVGALGSTWCFLIDGMRNTGGKVMSGYLSVNKDRFW from the exons atggtGACAACAGCAGAATGCTCCTTTAAACCTAAACAAACAGAGAGATTAAGAGATTTGAGGAGCATAAAAGAAAGTGACCAAGATGAAAGAGTATCTTTGCTTTATTCAAGTTGGAGTTGTGTGTTAACAAAACCTACAACTGAGAGAAGTGAGTGCTTATTGAAACTTGGAATTAATGAGTCCAATTTGCCTAATGCTCCACATTTCGAAAATTGCAAGGCGAAATCGCATCTACATAATCGTCTTGACACACGTATAGGAAATGATTCCTTTCCACCATGGACAAGTTGGAAAGGATTGTTGGATATGCAACCTGTTGCAGCAACCGGCGAGCAGATTAAACACTTCAGAAATCAAGCTGTATCTGAGGGTGATTATCCACCATGG ATTGCAGGATCTGATGCAGAAAACTATCCTCTGACTAGAAAAGTTCAACGCGATATATGGATTCATCAGCATCCACCGAACTGTAGCGAACCGAATGTGAAGTTCCTATTAGCTGACTGGGAGAGATTGCCTGGATTTGGCATTGGTGCTCAAATTGCTGGAATGTGTGGACTTCTTTCTATTGCAATCAATGAAGGAAGAGTCCTTGTCACTAATTTCTATAATAGGGCTGATCATGATGGTTGcaaag GGTCGTCCCGGTCTAGTTGGAATTGCTACTTCTTTCCAGAAACTTCTTTAGAATGCCGTCAACGTGCATTTGAACTAATGAAAAGTGAGGATGCTTTGAATAAAGGAATTTTGACGACGAAAGAAAATTATACGTCGAAGCATATATGGGCAGGATCAACTCCTAG GATATGGGGCGATCCGTGGAATTTTCTGCAACCGACAACTGATATAAATGGTAGTCTGGTGGCTTCTCATAGAAAAATGGATAGACGGTGGTGGCGAGCACAG GCTGTACGCTATTTAATGAGGTTCCCAACTGAATACACATGCAATTTATTGAATGAGGAGCGCCATGCAGCCTTTGGAAAAATAGCTGCAAAAATGGTTCTGGAAAGTCTTGCTAGAGAATGGCCAAAG GAGGAGAATGGTAAAAGGTCAAATTCTGATATTGACAAATATGTATGGTCCAATCACAATCCCTGGGTCCCGAGACCTCTTCTAAGCATGCATGTAAGGATGGGAGATAAAGCATGTGAAATGAGAGTGGTTGAATTTGAAGAATACATTCAGCTTGCTGATAGGATTAGGAGCCATTTCCCAAACCTCAATAGCATTTGGCTGTCCACAGAGATGCAG GAAGTGATagacaaaacaaaagaatattCTTCTAGGTGGAATTTTCATTATACAAAAGTAAGAAGGCAAGATAAGAGTAATGTGTCAATGGCTGAGTATGAAAGCAGTTTAGGAAGGGAGAGAAGCACTAATTATCCACTTGTTAATTTTCTGATGGCTGCTGACTCTGATTTTTTTGTTGGAGCTTTGGGTTCTACTTGGTGTTTCCTTATAGATGGCATGAGAAATACTGGTGGAAAGGTCATGTCTGGCTATTTAAGTGTCAACAAGGACAGATTTTGGTAA
- the LOC123889645 gene encoding uncharacterized protein LOC123889645 isoform X4 codes for MEPLNHQRSTLERVVSQKALQMSNSFPCQICVIGFLCGLCIASLILATLTSSFGTFHFAQFSMLNLSFNSDLNTTITKCSFKPKQTERLRDLRSIKESDQDERVSLLYSSWSCVLTKPTTERSECLLKLGINESNLPNAPHFENCKAKSHLHNRLDTRIGNDSFPPWTSWKGLLDMQPVAATGEQIKHFRNQAVSEGDYPPWIAGSDAENYPLTRKVQRDIWIHQHPPNCSEPNVKFLLADWERLPGFGIGAQIAGMCGLLSIAINEGRVLVTNFYNRADHDGCKGSSRSSWNCYFFPETSLECRQRAFELMKSEDALNKGILTTKENYTSKHIWAGSTPRIWGDPWNFLQPTTDINGSLVASHRKMDRRWWRAQAVRYLMRFPTEYTCNLLNEERHAAFGKIAAKMVLESLAREWPKEENGKRSNSDIDKYVWSNHNPWVPRPLLSMHVRMGDKACEMRVVEFEEYIQLADRIRSHFPNLNSIWLSTEMQEVIDKTKEYSSRWNFHYTKVRRQDKSNVSMAEYESSLGRERSTNYPLVNFLMAADSDFFVGALGSTWCFLIDGMRNTGGKVMSGYLSVNKDRFW; via the exons ATGGAACCATTAAATCATCAAAGGTCTACTCTTGAGAGAGTGGTTTCTCAAAAAGCTTTACAAATGAGCAATTCATTTCCATGTCAAATATGTGTTATTGGATTTCTTTGTGGACTTTGTATTGCTTCTTTGATTTTGGCTACTCTTACTTCTTCCTTTGGTACTTTTCACTTTGCTCAATTTTCAATGCTTAATTTATCATTCAACTCAGATCTCAATACCACAATCACTA AATGCTCCTTTAAACCTAAACAAACAGAGAGATTAAGAGATTTGAGGAGCATAAAAGAAAGTGACCAAGATGAAAGAGTATCTTTGCTTTATTCAAGTTGGAGTTGTGTGTTAACAAAACCTACAACTGAGAGAAGTGAGTGCTTATTGAAACTTGGAATTAATGAGTCCAATTTGCCTAATGCTCCACATTTCGAAAATTGCAAGGCGAAATCGCATCTACATAATCGTCTTGACACACGTATAGGAAATGATTCCTTTCCACCATGGACAAGTTGGAAAGGATTGTTGGATATGCAACCTGTTGCAGCAACCGGCGAGCAGATTAAACACTTCAGAAATCAAGCTGTATCTGAGGGTGATTATCCACCATGG ATTGCAGGATCTGATGCAGAAAACTATCCTCTGACTAGAAAAGTTCAACGCGATATATGGATTCATCAGCATCCACCGAACTGTAGCGAACCGAATGTGAAGTTCCTATTAGCTGACTGGGAGAGATTGCCTGGATTTGGCATTGGTGCTCAAATTGCTGGAATGTGTGGACTTCTTTCTATTGCAATCAATGAAGGAAGAGTCCTTGTCACTAATTTCTATAATAGGGCTGATCATGATGGTTGcaaag GGTCGTCCCGGTCTAGTTGGAATTGCTACTTCTTTCCAGAAACTTCTTTAGAATGCCGTCAACGTGCATTTGAACTAATGAAAAGTGAGGATGCTTTGAATAAAGGAATTTTGACGACGAAAGAAAATTATACGTCGAAGCATATATGGGCAGGATCAACTCCTAG GATATGGGGCGATCCGTGGAATTTTCTGCAACCGACAACTGATATAAATGGTAGTCTGGTGGCTTCTCATAGAAAAATGGATAGACGGTGGTGGCGAGCACAG GCTGTACGCTATTTAATGAGGTTCCCAACTGAATACACATGCAATTTATTGAATGAGGAGCGCCATGCAGCCTTTGGAAAAATAGCTGCAAAAATGGTTCTGGAAAGTCTTGCTAGAGAATGGCCAAAG GAGGAGAATGGTAAAAGGTCAAATTCTGATATTGACAAATATGTATGGTCCAATCACAATCCCTGGGTCCCGAGACCTCTTCTAAGCATGCATGTAAGGATGGGAGATAAAGCATGTGAAATGAGAGTGGTTGAATTTGAAGAATACATTCAGCTTGCTGATAGGATTAGGAGCCATTTCCCAAACCTCAATAGCATTTGGCTGTCCACAGAGATGCAG GAAGTGATagacaaaacaaaagaatattCTTCTAGGTGGAATTTTCATTATACAAAAGTAAGAAGGCAAGATAAGAGTAATGTGTCAATGGCTGAGTATGAAAGCAGTTTAGGAAGGGAGAGAAGCACTAATTATCCACTTGTTAATTTTCTGATGGCTGCTGACTCTGATTTTTTTGTTGGAGCTTTGGGTTCTACTTGGTGTTTCCTTATAGATGGCATGAGAAATACTGGTGGAAAGGTCATGTCTGGCTATTTAAGTGTCAACAAGGACAGATTTTGGTAA
- the LOC123889645 gene encoding uncharacterized protein LOC123889645 isoform X3, protein MEPLNHQRSTLERVVSQKALQMSNSFPCQICVIGFLCGLCIASLILATLTSSFGTFHFAQFSMLNLSFNSDLNTTITTECSFKPKQTERLRDLRSIKESDQDERVSLLYSSWSCVLTKPTTERSECLLKLGINESNLPNAPHFENCKAKSHLHNRLDTRIGNDSFPPWTSWKGLLDMQPVAATGEQIKHFRNQAVSEGDYPPWIAGSDAENYPLTRKVQRDIWIHQHPPNCSEPNVKFLLADWERLPGFGIGAQIAGMCGLLSIAINEGRVLVTNFYNRADHDGCKGSSRSSWNCYFFPETSLECRQRAFELMKSEDALNKGILTTKENYTSKHIWAGSTPRIWGDPWNFLQPTTDINGSLVASHRKMDRRWWRAQAVRYLMRFPTEYTCNLLNEERHAAFGKIAAKMVLESLAREWPKEENGKRSNSDIDKYVWSNHNPWVPRPLLSMHVRMGDKACEMRVVEFEEYIQLADRIRSHFPNLNSIWLSTEMQEVIDKTKEYSSRWNFHYTKVRRQDKSNVSMAEYESSLGRERSTNYPLVNFLMAADSDFFVGALGSTWCFLIDGMRNTGGKVMSGYLSVNKDRFW, encoded by the exons ATGGAACCATTAAATCATCAAAGGTCTACTCTTGAGAGAGTGGTTTCTCAAAAAGCTTTACAAATGAGCAATTCATTTCCATGTCAAATATGTGTTATTGGATTTCTTTGTGGACTTTGTATTGCTTCTTTGATTTTGGCTACTCTTACTTCTTCCTTTGGTACTTTTCACTTTGCTCAATTTTCAATGCTTAATTTATCATTCAACTCAGATCTCAATACCACAATCACTA CAGAATGCTCCTTTAAACCTAAACAAACAGAGAGATTAAGAGATTTGAGGAGCATAAAAGAAAGTGACCAAGATGAAAGAGTATCTTTGCTTTATTCAAGTTGGAGTTGTGTGTTAACAAAACCTACAACTGAGAGAAGTGAGTGCTTATTGAAACTTGGAATTAATGAGTCCAATTTGCCTAATGCTCCACATTTCGAAAATTGCAAGGCGAAATCGCATCTACATAATCGTCTTGACACACGTATAGGAAATGATTCCTTTCCACCATGGACAAGTTGGAAAGGATTGTTGGATATGCAACCTGTTGCAGCAACCGGCGAGCAGATTAAACACTTCAGAAATCAAGCTGTATCTGAGGGTGATTATCCACCATGG ATTGCAGGATCTGATGCAGAAAACTATCCTCTGACTAGAAAAGTTCAACGCGATATATGGATTCATCAGCATCCACCGAACTGTAGCGAACCGAATGTGAAGTTCCTATTAGCTGACTGGGAGAGATTGCCTGGATTTGGCATTGGTGCTCAAATTGCTGGAATGTGTGGACTTCTTTCTATTGCAATCAATGAAGGAAGAGTCCTTGTCACTAATTTCTATAATAGGGCTGATCATGATGGTTGcaaag GGTCGTCCCGGTCTAGTTGGAATTGCTACTTCTTTCCAGAAACTTCTTTAGAATGCCGTCAACGTGCATTTGAACTAATGAAAAGTGAGGATGCTTTGAATAAAGGAATTTTGACGACGAAAGAAAATTATACGTCGAAGCATATATGGGCAGGATCAACTCCTAG GATATGGGGCGATCCGTGGAATTTTCTGCAACCGACAACTGATATAAATGGTAGTCTGGTGGCTTCTCATAGAAAAATGGATAGACGGTGGTGGCGAGCACAG GCTGTACGCTATTTAATGAGGTTCCCAACTGAATACACATGCAATTTATTGAATGAGGAGCGCCATGCAGCCTTTGGAAAAATAGCTGCAAAAATGGTTCTGGAAAGTCTTGCTAGAGAATGGCCAAAG GAGGAGAATGGTAAAAGGTCAAATTCTGATATTGACAAATATGTATGGTCCAATCACAATCCCTGGGTCCCGAGACCTCTTCTAAGCATGCATGTAAGGATGGGAGATAAAGCATGTGAAATGAGAGTGGTTGAATTTGAAGAATACATTCAGCTTGCTGATAGGATTAGGAGCCATTTCCCAAACCTCAATAGCATTTGGCTGTCCACAGAGATGCAG GAAGTGATagacaaaacaaaagaatattCTTCTAGGTGGAATTTTCATTATACAAAAGTAAGAAGGCAAGATAAGAGTAATGTGTCAATGGCTGAGTATGAAAGCAGTTTAGGAAGGGAGAGAAGCACTAATTATCCACTTGTTAATTTTCTGATGGCTGCTGACTCTGATTTTTTTGTTGGAGCTTTGGGTTCTACTTGGTGTTTCCTTATAGATGGCATGAGAAATACTGGTGGAAAGGTCATGTCTGGCTATTTAAGTGTCAACAAGGACAGATTTTGGTAA
- the LOC123889648 gene encoding homeobox protein 13-like: MKMKCFSLPCFSSSKRQNHFSQPISISTPQPTLHNTNLHESIHWISKSKIQNQDQSQCINNNNNNNTHHDDLETKEEKTTTPQDNHEQVQEEKECSESLFSVSIGCRKPVSADENDDEIEVNSTPMKLHSAKDVSGSKPESNEAKEEERSMNEPLLNKYRYQDCSDDDDGYDDINLNEEGSSESSLFSISTDYKKKPISVSSIQKELVDNEVTSIMVEPQEEQEESERNNILENDENVCSSVLNPIENVSQRKVKATLLHSVKEDKENINWNQQEPSLNLKLSLSSNKKMNIETEKGKEIGVDTSLSSWLVESESKYNTPKRCDVEDRPILGALTVEEIRKYSSNISRTSSRTHSPEEAPIIGSVGSYWNHSEQRKSSKSSNKYGKEGKQEWSSTTVKTRLEPAFEAASQCCSKLT, from the exons ATGAAGATGAAGTGCTTTTCTCTACCTTGTTTTTCATCTTCCAAACGCCAAAACCACTTTTCTCAACCTATTTCAATATCTACTCCTCAACCTACACTCCATAATACTAACCTTCATGAATCCATCCATTGGATATCAAAATCAAA AATACAAAATCAAGACCAATCTCAATgtataaacaacaacaacaacaacaacactcaTCATGATGATTTGGAAACAAAGGAAGAGAAAACAACAACACCTCAAGATAACCATGAACAAGtacaagaagaaaaagagtGTTCTGAGTCACTATTTTCTGTTTCTATTGGTTGTAGAAAACCAGTTTCTGCTGATGAAAATGATGATGAGATTGAAGTTAACAGTACTCCAATGAAGCTTCATAGTGCAAAAGATGTATCTGGGTCAAAACCAGAATCCAATGaagccaaagaagaagaaagatcAATGAATGAACCTCTTCTTAACAAGTATAGATATCAAGATTgctctgatgatgatgatggataTGATGATATTAACCTCAATGAAGAAGGTTCATCAGAATCTTCTTTGTTTTCTATATCAACTGATTATAAGAAAAAACCAATTTCAGTTTCATCAATTCAAAAAGAATTGGTTGATAATGAAGTTACCAGCATAATGGTGGAACCtcaagaagaacaagaagaaagtGAAAGAAACAACATTCTagaaaatgatgaaaatgtttGCTCCTCAGTGTTGAATCCAATTGAGAATGTTAGTCAAAGGAAAGTCAAAGCAACATTGTTGCATTCTGTAAAAGAAGACAAAGAAAACATTAATTGGAACCAACAAGAACCTAGTTTGAATTTGAAGCTATCATTATCATCAAACAAAAAGATGAATATTGAaacagaaaaaggaaaagaaattgGGGTAGATACAAGCCTTTCTAGTTGGTTAGTTGAATCAGAAAGCAAATATAATACACCAAAAAGATGTGATGTTGAGGATAGGCCAATTTTAGGAGCATTGACAGTTGAAGAAATAAGGAAGTATAGTTCAAATATATCTAGAACATCTTCTAGAACTCATAGTCCTGAAGAGGCACCAATCATTGGTTCTGTTGGGAGCTATTGGAATCATTCAGAGCAGAGAAAGTCTTCTAAATCATCCAATAAATATGGAAAG GAAGGGAAACAAGAATGGAGTTCAACAACAGTAAAAACTAGACTAGAACCAGCTTTTGAAGCAGCCAGCCAGTGTTGCTCAAAATTGACTTGA